From the genome of Rhododendron vialii isolate Sample 1 chromosome 10a, ASM3025357v1:
ATTTTTGGACTTTCTTCTAACTCTCCTGAATGTGGTGGACACACAAGTTAATTGAGATATAGACAACACTTTTAATAATGTTAAGACAATTAAACCCCAAAAACGTGGACTCCCCCTCAGATAAGGAACCTATAAAAAATTACACATTTTAGTGGGCAAATGGAAAATCAagagaatataaaaaaatattagtttGACTGAAATGCAATGCATGAGAAATATGTATTTCAATGAAATGCATGTTTATACCTTTTCGAATCGATTCTCAAACTTCGGTGCGGCATTGACTTGAGGCACAACCAATTTTCCAAATCTTCAACTATCGGGCAGAGTGTCTAGACTCAATCAACTAAGCTACCtctcaaacccaaatgaaaaaagaaataacacaAACCCAATGGTTTTGTCAGACTCCGGAAATTGCCAATAACACTAACATGTGTAGTGGAGTTGATTAAAAACAGAGCACAGAGAAAACAGGGCAGCGAATGGCGGTCGGAAAAAATTGGTGCAGCGACCTCTAGAGTTCTGTTTCTGAATTGAGAGAGACCATGGATCGGCctagggctctgataccactgaaGAGAGGCAAGAATTGCTCGCACAAGCACCACTATATGATCTTCAAATGAGCGTAATTGAGATATTGTTTATATGATGATCTAAACCGTTTATTATATCAattgctattttttttcattaactATTTGTGtgaaaaaatcaagttgttcGATCGAGTGCCAATAATTAAGCACCAAATCGATTTCCATTAGTGTATAGAGTCAAAAGAGATAGGAGTCCAACTCATTGGATTTTCttagatacttttttttttttccttagcaaatggaattttattaatttttaaaaatgattaTAAAGAGTAAACAGGTCCCAGACACACTGGCAAAAAACACCACCCGAGAATCAACTCAAAAGACGGGAAGATGCCATCcaagataccaaaccaaacaaccaaaaaaagcaACCCAACACCATACTACCAAAGCAGATAACCTACCAACCCAACAAAAAACTACCAAAGCAGCCTAAAAGAAACAACCTAAACCCAAACGACtagccaaaagaaaaaatagatccGAAAACCAAGAGGACCAAACCATAAACCGCCAAAAACACCATCTATATGGGCCGGTTCCACCCacacaatttttgaaaaaaaaaccttcatctCAACCATTAACAAATCAATGGTTGGATTAAAAGTTAAAAGGGTTGTATTCTCCTCCCccctctcaatctctctctatctaAGCTATTCTCTTTCTATACCCTAACCGACTAACCACTGGTTCCggtgacctttttttttctctttcctccaATACATACACACTCTCTTTTtaaagaaaagttaaaaaatagagatgaaCAAAGTAACGCAACAGCTGTCGTCAACTGCCACCACCATTCTCCTCAATTTCTCTTCTCCCACACCTTTCTCCTTTCCCTCGTCTCCTTTCCTCCTCATTTCTTATCTGCATAAGAACCACCGCGGCACTTGTGGCCATCGCGACATGGTTTTTGCGCTATTTTTTATGGTTATATACAGAAGGTTCTCTATAAAACGATTGatgtaaggaaaaaagaaattgtataaaatgaaaaaaaaatgattagaacAACAACTAATAGAATAAGGGTAAAATATGAATGTTGTAGGGTCTCCGTGGAataaagtgatagttgaggagATGTTTATGTACTTTGGCCTTATTAAAAAAGGGTATCTAGTCATTTCCTCCATTCCGTTAATggagttagcatttttttttttcaatagttGAGGGCGTCTGTATGGGCACTTTTAAATGTAAGggggtctctgtaaaaaaagtGATAATTGAAGgagtgtttatgtactttcgccAAAAATTAATGAAACTTGCTATCAAACAGGTTCTTACATAAGAAAACTTTCCCCCACAATAGGCACATGCAGGGGTTGAGTTTCGGAGTGCAGCCATGACATGGGGTGTATAAGTGGCTAGCTTAAGCattaaacaaaccaaacaactcGAGTTTGCTCTttaaaagcttgttcacattcgaTTTTGTAACATAAGCAAATTaaacttcaatattttttaaaattacaaacCAAGTTTTATCAAGCTGATACTCAGCTCGTTTAAGCATgtgatcaataaaaaaaaaaaaaatacccaaaatggtCAAGGAAGTCCTCGAAAAAGCACACAATTAGGTCAGCCGCCAAACGAGCAAGCTGGCCTCAAACAGCGAAGAAATAGGAGTTGTGGCAGCTAGCTGTGAAACAGCATTGGCTAGATCAAGGAATCATTATATCATTACTACATCCAATTTTCTCCTCAAAGATTGACCCCGTGAAATTTCTCCCTCGTAATTGCATTTATCCGCTCGATCATATCCTTGGTTAAGTAATTCATGTGATCCCCAACCTGCCCTTTTCTGAAGAAGGCATCATATGGCACCATAGACCAACTCGGCACATCACTAGACTTATTCACCTCATGATTTTTCAAAGTCTCAATACTACAACTcctcaccaccacctccacttgCTTTTCCATGTCCTCACCCACAAAAGGACAACCCAAGAACTCGGCCAATCTCTTCACATGAGTAATGGGATTACTCTTCAATTCCTCATACGTTATAAAGAAGAATTTCTCGGGCCTTTCCAAGCTCTCTTTCTGGTACCCCAACACATGCTCAAAGAAAGGCCCAAAAACCACAGCGAAATGAGGGTGTCCTTGGGATTTCTAGCAACATATACAACCCGACAGTCCGATGAATTCAAAGTTTCACCAAGGATCTGGTATGGTATATGAGTGCTCAAAATTCTAGTGGATGACGAGGTGTTGGAAGGAAAATGACCAGGAGGGGAATTAGCAACCGGTCGTCCGTAGACTTGCATTTCGAGGGAtgggacaagctcatgggagtGGTTGGTAACTAACTGATTTATGGAGCTGGGGCGATTGATAACGGAGTAGAGGAGGGCTTTGAGCCAAGTGGTGCCGGTTTTAGGAAAAGATGCTAGGATTACATCATTAGGAAGGGGTTTGAAGTGGTCAAGTTCTTGTTTGGTTGCTTGGAGATGTTTAGGGTTGAACCAAAAACCTTGAAATTGGTAGAGAACATTTTCTCTCCAATATTTTACTTTCGGAAAGCATGAATCGAAGTCGTGATTTTGAATCTCCATAATTCAAAACCACGAATGTttgagagaggaggaggaggaaattaTAGAGGGAGAGGACTCTGTGGGCTGGAGTTCAATATAGCAAGTTGGTATATCTCAGTCAATTATCTCTACATGCTAGCCTTTATATAAGCTGATGACAACATTTTTTCtggaaattttattgaaatttctgatagaataataattctaaataatatTCATCGATCAAATTTACGAAATTAATTAGATAGAGAAAGGAATAAGAATAGCCTGTGGGGTGGTCGAAGCACGTGATAATGTTTTCATTAGGAACGATATACTCCCTTTTTCACAGGGTTGAATGGTACTCTTTCTCCAAGATACATCAACCTTCAAGTTCATTTCTGTGCAGTAAATTGAACTCACGAACCAATAATTTCCCAACACTTGTAATAATTAATGAAATTAAAGCAACCTTAAACATCGAGTACAAGAAGAGCAGAAGCTTTTATTGGAATTTTTCTTTATATTGTGCTCATAGCCGCTAGTAGtaaaactcatatatatataatggatTGGGTTTGAATTCAAAAGACAACTAACGGTCCAGAATTGTCTCCTGCATAGATCTACACTCTTCATTCTACAATGGTAGGCCcgtaaatactttttttttttttgaccattttttaAACATGCATTCCCCGTTATTTCCAAACCCTCTCTTTCCcaaacaactctctctctctctctctctacccccaATACGgcctctctccctcactctctctctaactgcGAAAACGGCCTCCCCGTCACGCAGCTTCGCCACCACCTTCTCCCCTCGCGCTGTCACCGCTCTCCCTACAGTCTTTTAAGTAAGTGCTTTGCCTTTTAAGCCTTTTTATTTAGTAAACAGAAACAGTTggggtaaatttttttactcCTATGCTATGCGTTTATGTGCCGACCGTATTTGATTATACGTAAGGGTATGCATTGACCGACAGAACCAGGTTGAATTAGAAGCAGACTAAACAGAAACAGGTTGAATTGATCGTGCATTACTAAAAAGTTTTTTTACTCCTATGCTATGCGCTTACGTGCTGACCCTTATTGATTATACGTAAGGGTATGCATTGACCGTGCATTACTAAAACATAGTAAGGGTATTCTAATCCTATACTAATGGTGGTCTTCGAGCACAGTGGTTTGCATTCAAGGTGTTTGTAAAAATGCCTCATACAAATAGAATTGAGGCTAGAGATTACAATCATATAAGGAGCCACTATTTCAACGTAAAACTTTGTGAATGTAATCACACAATTTGGTAGGGGAACCACATCTTTCTTTAGTTGGGTTCAAACTTCGATTTCACAATTGAATCATTTGTTTAAAGAAGCTTTTGTCCCCAATCTTGGTtgttgggttagaaagtaaaagTGACTGCCGTCACAAGAAAGTGAAAATTCTTTGGCAATGCGCGTCATTGTTGAACCCACATTGATTGGGAATATACAAATCACAACACATGATCGATAACTAAATCAGCTCCATCCCCTGCATTTTTTCAGTTGATTTTCCGAAGGCAATGTTTTCTAGGTGTTGAGAACACAATGTAgagttttgcttcttctttttttcatatcGCTTGGCTGAATGCTTATTTTCCCCTACTTTATTTTCTAGGTAGTAGGGGCGCCGAGGTTCCAACTTCGATTCAGGAATTGTGTTtcccttctatttttttcataCGGCTTGGCtgaatgatttttttcccttgctTTCTTTTCTAGGTAGTAGGGGCGCCGAGGTTCCAACGTCAATTCAGGAATTgtgtttcccttcttttttctagGTAGTAGGTGGCTCATTCAGTGAAGGTCTAATTGTCATTCCGATTTTGGTTTATTGACTTTGAAAatcttttgttttccaaaattgcAAGTTGCAGGTTAATAGTGATCTCTAGATGAATTCTTGGATGGTCTACTTGCGATTCTTTGGATTTCAAGGTTTACAAAAGAGAAGTCTTATAGTGAAAATTATGAGTAGAATCATACCTTTATCGTTAGAGCCAAAGAATTCATTACCTTTGTTTAATTTGTCTTTACTTGAGTTAAGCTTTCACAAATAAGCTTGACCATTATGAGTTGACCGTAGAAGTTGAAGTTTAGGTTAAAAAATTTCTTACCTGCTGGTGTCAATTTTAAATCATAGAGACATACTACTGCAATGTTATTTGGAAGTATGGGTAGCTTTGAGGCATGGATGGATAAAAGAATTGTGCAGTGAGGGTCTCCCAACGGGTAAGTTGTGGGAAATATATAGTAATTGTCATAGATTATGTTGCTATTGATGCTCTATCTAGATTCAATGACGCTAATTCTGAAGTCCTTGCAGTGGAATCTCAACCAGTGAGTTCATCCGGATCCAAGCAAGTCGAAGCCCAGCAAAAAGGAACTGAGCTTGCTCAGTCTAAACTTAGGTTGGCCCTGCTTCAATATGAACTTCCTTCAATGATCTTTGCACGCTGATGCACCTCATGGAAAATGCTTCTGGTGAAGATGAATATAATGAAGAAAGAAGGGAGTACAAAATCGTGTTCTTGAGGTGCCTCAATATTAATTTTGTTCTTCAGTTACGAGGTTGGATTAATATTTTGATACATAGCATTTCATTAGGAAGGTTTACTCCATTAATTGAAGTGTTTAATTTTATATGTTTGCTTTGTTCCTCTTGGAGTAGACCTCTGTTGTTTGTTGTAGAATTTTGCGGTGTTTGTTTTGAAAGTTGCATGTATTTTTACTTCACTAAATATTAGATGGCAGAATGCAAAAGACAGTAACTTTTAGATTGTGAACTCCTATAGTTTATCACACGTTGCTAAGGACTCCtgaagcccttttttttttaatacccaATTTTTAACCATGCCTTTAGACACGGACATGCGCTGTTGACATCAAGTGATTCATTAGGAAGATTTACCCCATGAAATGAAATGGTTTAATTTATCTCTTTTTGCTTTGTTCTTCCCCACCCGATCCCTGTTGTTGTGTGCTACAAAAtctcatgtttgttttggcagTTAATTGGCATGTGTTTTTACTCTACTACACAACTGTGCAGCGTAATGTAACTTTTGGGTTGTGAACTCTTGTATTTTATCACACATTGTTGCTGAATCCAAAGCCATATCAAATGCCAGAACCGTACCTTCAGggacgggcattcgctagtatataataagggagaacggtttttgaatcttatctctctataaatcctaaccattgatttgctccataaatcctatggctctctctctctctctctctctctctctctctctctctctctctctctctctcactctctctctctctctctctctctctctctctctctctctctctctctctctccgctccCAAAGCCAATGCCCCCCCCCTGATTTTCTTCGAGACTGAACATCCCTCAAGAACAAACACCCCTCTTGATCATTTTGGTCACGAATCTAATcaatgactctctctctctctctctctctctctctctcttgaattaATACACACTCCCAATCGCAGCCGATTCGAAACCACGttgactccttttttttttcgcaGTTTAAATGGCTATTTCGATTGCAAAACTCCCACCATTGTCCAATTTTTCAAGGGATTGTTTACCTTTGGGGtcaagatttgatttttttttttcacagtttaatagtagtaataaaaaaaatgaccaaacaTTCCATATCCTCTCtgtgtgctattttgaaattttgaacgacCCCTTGGTGTTAAATGAATAGGTTGATATTTTGTTCACGGTTACAGTATTAATTTGCATGTGTGTTGATTGTTCGATCCACGCCTTCAGCCGGCACGAGCATGCACTAAAAGAACTCTGTttgaacctaatttttttaaaaagctttCCGTATAAATTAACTTCGTTGGCGGGGGTGGTTAATagtttcgtaattcattttagttgtgttcaaaatACGTTGcatcgtgccttcaggcatgggcaaaccctagtatatatatatataagcaaaTTTTCCCTTTATTGTTTAGGTCTGATGctctttttttccaaatattttaCGACCATGCATCGAGgggttacaaaaaaatatagttgCCCATGGATTGAAACACAATTCCTTGAGGGTCCATTTGTTTAGAAAGAATTTTATGCTAGAAAGTGAAAGtaagagaaaatgaaataaaagaagagaaagtgaaaagaaaatttattttcttctatgtgtttaattaaaatgaaaattttgtaagAATCTCGTAAGAATTAAAATGCCAACTCACCCTTAATTTACAATATCAATCATAGTAATAATAGAAAACAGTTACAGGCAAAACGGCAGGTGTCATCATAGGTGGCAATTTCtcacaagaaaataaagtttCCATGTGTTTTTAGCAAGAAATTAAAGTGAAAGACATGTTAACCATGCTTTAATGTGTTGTTaaagaaaatttactttttagCACTTTCTACAATTTTTATAGTGTCATATTTCTCTCTTAATTTCGTGCATTTTTAATCACTTTCACCCTAGTTAAACGGACCCTAAAAGAATTATGTGTTTCCCAAATGTAACAATATCCTTTTTTGGCATCAATAGAGAACTAAACAAATTGACCTTTGGTCGAAAATTgggttttaatttattttgctCAGTGAAAAACAATGGGAAATGGTGTTTTcaaaacaaggaaaaactaAAGTGAAAACATTAAGTTTTAATCCAATCTCCCTCTATAAGGCAAAACAAATAGGTTAATAACAATTCTATGGACTAATCctatgcaaaacaaacataaaagaaTTATTCATTTCCTCATTAAAAATTACACTTCAACATCAACTCCAACACGTATCCTgcctcattaccaatccctaTAAAATATGTTGAAAGTTAATCTTGCACATGTGAGGTGGAACTATGTGTTCTATTGTTGAGTGACAAAGTAGAGGCTAGAGTAAAGAGGGAGGTGAGGATAAGGCAAGCCAGATAGGTCTTCGAATTGTCCTTGCAGTGCGTTTACTTTGTGTGGTTGTGTAGTCATTAAGTAGTTTGTCAAGTGGATATAAGTTGGTTGTGAAGTAATGTGCATCGGTATTGTATCAGTGTGCATGGGAAttatattagagagagagagagagagtgatgtgagaagcagagagaagagagagttgGGTATGTGAGGCCATCTCTAGTAAGAGAACTAATGGGCATATTAGTTCAAAAATTAGGTCAGCTAGTTGATGttaatgttttgtttgtctcCAATAATGTAATTAGCTTGTTGTTAAAGTGTgcaaaaagtccaaaaaattaCTCTAAGTCAGAACATAACTGTGAAGGGTGCAAAAATTACAATTAATTGGGCCCCATTCCTTAAATATGCAGCACGTGTAAAGTAAAGGACATGCACTTCTCTTtctattctttctctctctgtctctctttctGTCTCCTTTTTCGCTGGGACCAAAACCAAAAGaaccaaaagagaaaaaaaaattttaaagtacaatCATAGTACCTACTTTTAATTGAGTTATTTAATTTAACCCAATGCTAGTTATACTATTAATTATAACATAAATATGTTGACTAATTAATTACAACTTAACTCACATAATAAGGCCCCACTTTTTACACTTTTGTGTCATATAACAACACATTTTTTTAACTCCATAATTGGAGATGACCTGAGCATATTGTATTTGTTTTATGCTTGTATTTATGATTCAATAAAAGTAGTGTTGTATGTAATCTCTCCATTATTCCATGTTATTGAATTCCCACCACCCAATAAAATAAACTTGctatcaaatcaaacaactcGAGTTTGAGTTTAATTCGGAGTGCAGCCTTGACATGTGGTGGGTGTATAGCTTAAGCATTATACAAACCAAACAACTCGAGTTTGGGGTCGTGTTTGCTCTTTAAAAACTTGTTCACAATCGGTTTTGTAACTTAAACAAATTAAGCTTGAATGTTTTTTAACATTAAATTCAAACAGAGCTTTATCAAGCTAATACTCAGCTCGTTTAGCTTGCGATCAATAAACAAAACCACAATGGTCGAGGATGCCCTTAAAAAAGCACACAATAAAGTCAGCTGCCAAACGAGCAAAGCTAGCCGCAAATGGCAAACAAATAGGAGTGGTGGCAGCTGtaagactaaattttaatttagtcATTGTGgttcttaaaaataaataaataaataaatgcttGCCTAATGTGTCCATATGCATGAATATAGTTTATATGGTGGCATAATGAGGATGAGTTGATGGAAGTTGGAAACCCAttattttcccttgtttggCTACGAGAATAACTTGAACCTATTTTTTAAGCCCAAATGCCGTGGCTGTAAATTACTAGTATGTGATTTGGTGGTCTACAATTCGTGTCTAACGGGATTAACTGATGCGAGAGTTTGTGTGAGACCATTATGCATACGGGACTTTAATTATGATAATGATCTCTACTTGCGAATAACTATTGTTATTTATTCACCTAACAGTTATGtgaaaaattattgttttgacAAATAATCTACATTATGGTCGATttggtagtcaccaaagtgACTCAATCATAATGATTCGTAAAATCATCGAATTGAgacattatcaaaaaagttTGTCATTAACAAAAGAAATGATTCGAAAAGGGAAAGTGGTTATTAATTTTGTATGTTCGAATCAAACCTAGCTAATTGAAGTCCCCTCAACTATGAAGTGTTTTAATTATGAGCTACTACTTATATTTATAACCAAGATGCGGAGAGATTTGAAGTTATTAAAAACATAAGCCCATTGAGTTCTAAAAAAGAAATCGGGTTACAATTTTTATTAAAAGGGCTTTATGACTTATCGTTTGCTATTTAAGAGTTGGTCATCATTTTGTGGTTTCTATAATGTTTACAAATTTCGTTTCTTTTGTTCGAACTAAATTTTATTGTTATGTTTTTCAAGTTTCGAAACCAAATTTTATGGCGATTGAAAAATACCAATTATCATCTTATGGTATTTTATTATGTTTGAATGAACTAAAGTTTGATGACTTTTATTAAGAACTCTCCTTATGCTGCATCATAATGTTAGTTTGGCTAGTAGTCTCATGAATGAAAATTACTTCATTTTGTGACATTGGTGATTGAAACTATATTTCTGTCACGCcttcgatttttaacataattaaataatacgtttcaataaaatgtttcgCTTACCATAGATATATTACCCCAAAGAAGTTCTCATCtgttcaaattacaaaaaaaaagtctccAAAATTAAAGTTATACAACTTAGGTACTCCGGCCCCAAATAGAAATTAAGTATTTGTACAAACTAACCCTTAAGTTACAAACagtttagtcaaaaggaatttataaaatgaatagttacaaactcatctttaccaAAAGAAAATCCATCACAAAAAATGATTAAGTAACTATATGAGGTTGGCTTCCAAAAGTCATTCACTTCAAGCACTCAACATATGCAATCTACTGTCCAGCTTTTGaatctgaaaagaaagattaggttgagctacactagcccaataggaaaatctttaccgatTGTATATGTAAACATGGTGAAATATGCAGGTGAAATGAAGACAAGAAGTACGGCTCAATCAATAGATAACAATTGATTTAGGGGCATTCCAACGTTCAATATGATCATCTTAACGCATGCCTATAGCTAAATGTATGTAACGCCCCATTTTTcaggaagcaatataaaataaaatcttaagaaaatttgctaaatatatataattttccaaaataaagtttagctattacagtcacaagataaatttactgattcaaaatacattaacttcagagctgactctaggcttgatgcAAATtcgaagcatactcgatcttcattcctgatattcttttcatgttgaactgcaacatctttgaatcctctccattgaataCTGCGTCCACTGGCAAATTATCGCCGAAGCAAccaatttgccaggatacagacgtatccgtgagtgataaatcacccagtagaataatctaacccaactacccccttactttacagttaacaagcaacaagataataataatgcgaaaagcagaataaggatttacaaacaccaatttattactattcattattctgatgtgaaatctaagatctctctgcgagatctttcctcccccaaccgctagccatgctcggccccatgaggtcacttccctttgctgtcgcagatacacctaagttatataccgagtgtgcaccctaataactacaacaaggggaaagcttatcatgcctgaatcacagcTAGGGTTCACCTATCTTATATACTACTTCACAATCAttactggactcccgccagtctatcaattcatcaGTGGACTCTCgtcagtttcaatctcatcacaaatctcatcacatctcaaaatcacgcctgcaggcaatctaaaaataaaactttccaattcatccattacctagcatcgtctaggtgaattctattcgcataccaccccatgtctctagagtccaatctagcatttcGAAATAAGTATCGGTGCAATATGCAAata
Proteins encoded in this window:
- the LOC131302801 gene encoding cytosolic sulfotransferase 9-like; amino-acid sequence: MEIQNHDFDSCFPKVKYWRENVLYQFQGFWFNPKHLQATKQELDHFKPLPNDVILASFPKTGTTWLKALLYSVINRPSSINQLVTNHSHELVPSLEMQVYGRPVANSPPGHFPSNTSSSTRILSTHIPYQILGETLNSSDCRKESLERPEKFFFITYEELKSNPITHVKRLAEFLGCPFVGEDMEKQVEVVVRSCSIETLKNHEVNKSSDVPSWSMVPYDAFFRKGQLAATTPISSLFEASLLVWRLT